The Haloferax sp. Atlit-12N genome segment TCGAGCGCTGCGTGGGCGCGCCCGACGCCTGACGGTCGGCGTCACCGTCATCGTCGCCGCCGCTCGGTTCTTTTTTCGACACGGACAGTCGCACTCAGTAGCATCCGAACCGCTCTGCGAGCGCCGCGACCGGCCGGTATCCGGAGCGCAATATACTGGCGCGAGTTCTATGTACGTCCACCGATTGCTCCACAGGCTATAGTCAGCTATACAGTCGTACGCTGTGCTCATACCAACGATTAAACAACTTGCTTAACCACCACCACCCGGATGGTGACAACGTCCAGCAACTCGAGTAGTGCGTTCAGTTTCGACCATAGGGACATGATGGCGTTCATCCTCGTCATGTCGCTACACGGTCTGCAGAGCATGATTACGGAGCTCCTGCCGGAGTTCTCGATAGGCGGGTTAGGCGTCTCTATCGGACCGTTCTGGTTCGTCGCGATGTCGGTCGTTCTCCTCTTCCGCTCGTTTTGGGCCTGTCTCGCGATTCCGGTCGGCGGCATCGTCTTCGGAGAGATTCTCATCGGTGACTTCAGCGCGCTCGGAGCGGTCGAGGGGTTAATCGTCGTCACGCTATCGTGGTTCTTCGTGATGTCGCTCATCACGGACCCGAAGAACGTCAAACAGATCGCGGCGTTGGGCTTCCTCGCGAAGGCGATGGAAGAGACCGCGGCGTGGTTCATCGACGTCGGGAAGTTCTACATCGGCGTCGAAGAACTCGAAGCGATTTCGTGGCTCCCCGAGACCGTCTGGGCCACCGAGGGAATCGGTGCCCTACTACAGATTATTATCGCCGGCGTCGTCTTCGGGGCGATTCCGACACTGTTCCTCTACCCGCGGCTCCGCGGGAAAATCGAACCGCTGCTCGGCATGAGTCCCCTCGAGGGCCGCGACGGCCCGATGTTCACGCGCACGTCCCTGAAGCGACTCATCGCGTGGGTGGCGCTGATTCCCGTCGCGTTCGCGTTCGAGACGCTGAGCGAGACCAGCGGTGGGCTCATCACGTTCACGCCGGAGTTCGTCGAAACGTACGGCCAAGCGTTCCTGTTCGTGCCGATTGCCATCGCGGCGGTCATCTCGTTCGGACTCGTCGCCTACCGCCAGCGCAAGGTCGACGGCCTGCAGGACTGAATCCATTTTTTGTTTTTTATGAGCAGCAACAACATCGTCGTCGAGAACCTGACGTTTCAGTACCCCGGCGGCGACGAGGCGGTATTGCGCGACGCGAGCGTGACGATAGAGCCGGGCGAGTTCACGGCCGTCGTCGGTGGCAACGGCAGCGGCAAGACGACCCTGTGTAAGACGTTCAATGGCCTCATCCCGCACTTCTTCGAGGGGACGTTCGACGGGCGCGTCACCGTCGCCGGCACCGACACCCGCGAGTCGGACGTCGCCGAACTCTCGAAGACGGTCGGCTACGTCTTCCAGGACTTCGAGAACCAACTCGTCCAGGAGACGGTCCGCGACGACGTGGAGTTCGCACCGCTCAACCACGGGCTCGACGACTACGCCGAGCGGGCGACCCGCGCGCTCGAAACCCTCGGTCTCGACCACCTCGAAGACCGGTTCATCTGGGAACTGAGCGGCGGCCAGCAACACCTCGTCGCGCTCGCTGGAGTGCTCGCGATGGACCCCGAGTTCATCTTCGTCGACGAGCCCGCCGCACAGCTCGACCCCCGAAACGCCCGCGAGACGTACGAACAGCTCCGACGACTCAACGAGGAGCGCGACAAGACGATAATCGTCATCGAACACCACTCCGAGTTCATCGCCGACTACTGCGACGAGATGGTGCTCGTCTCCGACGGCGGGGTCGCCTGGAAGGAACCGGTCGAGGTCGGACTCAACAGGCTCGACGACTTACTCGCCCACGACATCCACCCGCCGCAGGTCACACAAATCGCTGACGGCCTGCCGACCGAGGTGGGAACTCTACCCAGCGGTCGGTATCCCGTGACCGTCGACGAGGCGGCAACGGCGTTTCAGCCCGTCGCGACGCGTGAGTCGCGGGCCGCGGTCGACGGCGGCGCAGTAGCGGCAGCCGACGCAGACACCGCCCCGTCTCCCAATTCCGAACGGGACGCGCTGGTGACGATGCGCGGTGTCGGTCACGGTTACCCCACGCTTCGGGAAGGGTACAACCGCGTACTCGATGGGCTGGACCTCGAACTGCACGCGGGCGACCGGGTCGCCCTCGTCGGTGCCAACGGCTCCGGGAAGTCGACGCTGTTGCGATTGATGACGGGGTTAGAGTCCCCAGACCAAGGGAGAGTGACGGTCCTCGGGCGCGACACGAGTGAGACGCTCCCCGAGCAACTGGCCGACGACACCGTCTACATCCACCAGAACCCCGAAGAGATGTTCGTCGAGGACACCGTCCGCAAGGACATCGCCTACTACCTCGAGAACCGCGACGCCCCGAACGTGGACGAACGCGTCGACGAGATTCTCGCGTATCTGGACCTCGAACACCTCGCCGACCGCGACGGTCGCCTGATGAGCCTCGGCCAACAGCGCCGCGCGTCGCTCGGCATCGGGCTCGCGACCGACCCGACGGTCGTCCTCCTGGACGAACCCACGGGCAGTCTCGACCTCCAGAGCCGACGCGAAGTGACCGGAATGCTCCGGAAAGCGGAGAGCCGCGTCGAGACAGTCGTCGTCGCCTCGCACGACCTGCAACTGGTCGCGGCGTGGGCCAACCGCGTCCTCGTCATGGGCGAGGGCGAGGTGCTCGCGGACGCACCGCCGGCGGCGGTGTTCTCCGACCCGGACCTCCTCGCCGAGACCGACCTGCGACAGCCGCAGGTGGTCGAACTGAGCCAGCGACTCGGGCTGGAATCGCCCGCTCTCAGCACCGACGCGATGTGTGAGACACTGGCTCGTTCGTTCGAGGATGATGCGCTCGCCGATGGTGGTGTCGCCGATGTCAGCCGCGGGGGCGAGCCGAACGGAGGGATGCGATGAAGTACGTCGACGCGCTCACCGACATCTCGGTCGCCGACATCAAGGTCGATTTGATGCGGACGGCCTACGACAACGAGGACGCCCTGTTGAACAGCTTCGACCCACGAGTCGTCCTGCTGTGGACCGTGCTGTTCATGATTATCCCGTGGCTGTTCTACGACACGCTTCCGCTGGCCATCTTGCTCGCGGCGGCCTTCGTGCTCGCCGCGCTCTCGCAGGTCAGCAAGTACCTGCTCGCGTTGCTCCTGTTCGGCCAAGTCACCAACGTCGGCTTCTTCGTGGTGTTGGTCCCGCTCATCGGCGGGGCGGTTCAAGCGGTAGGGTACTTGGGTGACAACGCTGGCCGGGTCGTCGCGGGCGTCATGGCGGGCGACGCGAGCGTGTTCGCCGAGACTGGGAGCATCGTCGTGGCCGCGGTCGGTCGGGGCATCCACACCGCCACGACCAGCCAGGAAGTCGGAATCGACGCCGTCGGGGCGCTCGTCCCGTTCTTCCTCAAGCTCACGATTATCTCGGTCATCAGCCTCGCCGTCTTCTCGGCGATGAGCCCGCAGAAACTCAGCAAGGGGATGTTGCGTCTGGGCGTCCCTCGACAGCTCACGTTCGCCATCGCGTACGGCTACCGGATGATGCCGCTCCTCGTCGAGGAGTACCACGCGCTCATCAACTCCTTCCGCCTCCGGAGCAAGGTTCCCGAAAAGCAGGGGCTGTTCAGGTGGCGCTACTTCTACTACCTGCTGACGCTCTCGGTCAAGGCGTTCTACCCGCTGATTTTCAACGTGGCGAAGCGCTCGCGGGTAACCGTGGAGGCGATGGAGACGAAGGGGTTCTCGCGCTCGCTGGGCGACGAACAGAGCCAAGCCCTCCGGACCGAGGGCATGATGGTTCGGACCAGAGACGTCACGTTCGTCTTTGGGTCGCTGCTGTTCGTCGCCGCGGTCTGGGTGTTTACCTGAGCTGACGGCACGCGTCGCCCCGCGGACTATTTTCGACTCCGTACGACTACCGAACACAGGGTACCGCTACCGAGCAGAAAGTGAGGCAGACAATCCACATAGCAACCACTTCATCGGTCATCGCCGTCAACGAGAGTATGCGAACGAGACAGATGCCGCCGGTCGGACGCGGGAGGCGCTCGGGGCGTGGTGAGCCGAGATGAACTCCGCAACGCGGGCGGAGAGAGTACCCGCCAACGACGAACCAGAATCCACAGGTGAGGAGCCCATCGGGGCCGCACATCGATACCTCCCGTGGGTAGTCGCCGCCGGGTCGGCTATCCCGGTCGGCGCGCAGGTCATGGTGCTCCCGCCGGACCCGACGACGACGGCGCTCGACCTCGTCGGCGAGGGCGTCGTCGTCGCCGTCCTCTTCGCGTGCCTGTTCGTGGTCCGACGAGTACGCGACCCGTTCGTCTTCTACCCGCTGGCGGGCGGCGTCGCGGCCTCGTACCTGTTCGCGCTGACCGACTTCCTCGACGAGTTCGTCGAGCAGCCCGTCTGGTTCAGCTATCTGTTCGAAGACGGGGCACAGGCGGCCGGCGCGGCGCTCCTCGTGTTCGGCATCTACCGGTGGACCGTCGCGCGACAGCGACGGGAGACCGAACTCCGCCAACAGCGCGAACAGCTCGCCGTCCTCAACCGCGTCCTCCAACACGACATCCGAAACGACGCGCTAGTCATCCGCGGGTGGGCGTCGGTCGTGCGGAAAGAGGCGGGGCCGGCGGCCGACGAACGGCTGGAGAACATCGTCGCCGCGAGCAACGGCATCATCGACCTCACCGAGAGCACGGCGCAGTTCACTGACGTGCTTACCTCGGAGCGGACCGCAGACCTCGAACCGAAGCCGCTGGCCGAGACCATCGAGGCGGAGCTTCGGAAGGTCCGAGCCGGACACGACACCGACGTAGCCGTCTCCGGAGACCTGCCCGAGGTGAACGTTCTCGCCCACAGCATGCTCTCCGCGGTCTTCCGAAACCTCCTCGTCACGGCCGTCGAGCGGGCGGACGCCGAGCGTCCGGGAATCCGCCTGCGCGCCGAGCGCGGCGCGGAGACCGTGACCGTCCGTATCTCCGACGACGGCCCGCCGTTCACGGAAGACGCCTTCCCGGACGCGGGCGAGACCGTCGCGGGGTCCCCCGAGTCCCGAGGTCTCTCGCTCGTCGCCGCGCTCGTCGAACAGTTCGACGGGACTGTCGCGGTCGAAAATCACCCCGAGGGCGGCGCTACCGTCGCCGTCACTCTCAAGCTCGCCGAACACGCCGCGACTTCCCCCGCCGACCGAATCGTCGAGGGAGTCAACGAGAGCGAATCGTCACCCTCGACGTCGCGCCCGGTGACGGGCCTCGACGCGGACGACCGAGACGACTTCGCCGCCGTGCACTCGGACCGCGAATCGCCGGCCGGTCGGGGTCCGTCTACTGGCCGCGGCGACGCCGCAAACTACTGACCGCCCATCCCGACTTCGCCTTTGTACCCTCTTTTGGGCCACCCCCCGGTATCCAATCTCACCGCGCGCCAAGCATATGTGTACTCCCCGAATAGCAGTCGACAGTGAGCGACCCACACGACTCCCCGGGTGGAAAGCGCGGCCCCGAGAGCAAGGTCAACCGACTGCTCCGCGAGCGTGGTCTCGACGGGTTCGGCGCGGAGCTCGAACGGCGCTGGACCGCCGAAGCGGACGCGCGGTCGAGCCTCCGTGACCTCGCAGACGCGTTCAACCGACGGCTCCTTCGCGCGGCGCTCGACGAGCGGAACGAACGCGTCATCGACGGCGAGGTCGAGAATCTGTACCGCGTGCTCACCGACGACGGCGTTTCGAGCGGGTCGCGAACGGATGCGGTCCGCCGGCTCGAACGCGCCGGCGTCGACGTAGCGCGACTCGAGACCGATTTCGTCTCGCACCGGGCGATGCGGACGTATCTCACCTCGTACCGCGGCGTGACGCCGCCGTCGGAGGCCGACCGCGACGATGGTGACCTCCGCGAGCGCCGGTCGGAGACCATTCGACGCCTGCTGGGTCGCGTCGAGCGCGTCACCGACAAGTCGCTGTCCGACCTCGCGGCCGCCGACGAACTCGACTTCGCTCCCGACGCCGCCGAGGTGTACGTCGACGTTCGCGTCCACTGCCCGGGCTGTGACTCCCAATACACGGTCGAAGACCTCATCGATAGGGGCGGTTGCGACTGCGAGTAGTCCGTTTCGCGCTCTCCGAACCACGGTTTCGAGCGACCAGTGACGACCGGATTCTCGGGGCGAAAAATCGTTCCACCGATAGCTGTGGAACTGATTTGTGGTTCCTGCCGACAGACGAGGAGACGGCCCGAGAGGAAAGCGACGACGGGGGAGTTCGAACACAGTTCCGGACTCGCTGATCGTCGGCTGTTCCCGTATCGGCCCAAATCGGAGTCGATAGACGCCGAGCGTACGGTTGGAACCCGTGCAAAATGCGTTCCAGCGATAGTAGTGGAACGGGTTTGGGACCCGTCACCAACTGTTTTCACGGCCCCCCGTGTGGAACACCGTATGGCCACGACGAACGGACCGGCCCGCCTGACCGTAGCGCGGTTCGCCGGCCTCGACGACGCGACCGTCGAGTTCGAGCCCGGCGTCTCCGTCGTCACGGGACGCGACGCGGCTGACCGAACACCGCTCCTGTGGGGTCTCGCGGCCGCGCTGGGAAGCGATGAACTCCCGTTTAACGAGGGCTTTGACGGCGGTCGGGTCGAACTCGCCGTCGAGAGCGAGACGTACACGCGGACGTTCGTGAGGGAGGGCGACCGCGTCGTCGCGTCCGGCGACCCGTACCTCGAAGACTCGACGACCGCCGACCTGTTCGCGTTCCTGCTCGGCTCCGACGAGGCCCGGCAGGCGGTGACCGGCGAGCGCGACCTGCGGGCGCTCGTCACGCACTCGGTCGACATCGACGCCGTCAAAGAGGAAATCGCGGAGCTCCGCGCCGAGCGCGCCGAGTTAGACGACCGAATCGCGGAGCTGTCCACGCTCGAATCCGAGCGCCCCCGACTCCGCGAGCGCCGCGACGAACTGGACGCGGCCGTCGAGCGCTTGGAGGCCGAGTTAGCAGACCGGCAGGAGACGCTCGCTCGAATCGAAGCATCGGCGGTCGACGCCGACACTGACGCGCGGACGGAAACCGATGCCGACGCGTCGGACGCGGAGACGCGGGCGGACCGATTACGGGAGTTGAACGCGGCGCTCGACGACGCCCAGTTCGAACTCGAGGCCGAGCGGGAGTCGCTTGACGCGCTCGACGCCGAACTCGACGAGGTCGAATCAGCACTCGCGTCGTGTCCCGCCGACACCGCCGGCGAACTCGACGAGTTGACCGACGAACTTTCCGAGTCACGCGCGCGAAAACGACGGTTAGATGCGGACATCACCGACGTTCAGCGGACGCTACGGTTCAACGAACAGTTCCTCTCGTCGGGGACGTCGCCCGTCGCCGCGAGCGCGGGCGAGGACGGCGGAGCCAACGATGACGACCGGGTCGTCTGCTGGACGTGTGGGACCTCGGTCCCCGAAGCGAGCATCGAATCGACGCTCGACCAACTCCGGACGCTCCGCGACGACCGCCGCGAGGAGCGCGCCGAACTCACCGACCGCCTCGAACGACTCCAAGAGCGCCGGTCGGAACTCGAAGACCAACGACGACGGCGACGCGACCTCGAAACTCGACGCGATGAGTTACGCCGCGAGCGCGCCGAACGCCGGGCGCGAGTCGAGGACCTCGAAACCCAACGCGACGCCCTCGAATCGGATATCGCCGACCTGAGACGCGATGTCGAGGCCGCGGAGCCGGACGACCGCGCCGCGGTCCTCGCCGCCCATCGAGAGGTCAACCGAGTCGAGTTCGAGTTGGAGCGGCGACGCGAGGAGCGCGATGCCGTCGTCAAGGACCTCGACTCCCTCGAAGTCCAACTCGACCGACGGGCGGACCTCGAAGCTCGGCAGGACGAAATCGACGACCGAATCGTCGAGCTTCGGAGTCGTATCGAACGGCTCGAATGCGCGGCTGTCTCGGCGTTCAACGACCGGATGGCGGACGTCCTCGACGCCCTCGAATACGACCCCCTCGCCCGCCTCTGGATCGAGAGACGGGGCGACGGAGACGCCCTCGACGACGCGGACGCGGCTCCCACGGGGCGATTCGTCCCGCACATCGAGCGCCGGACGGACGATGGAACCGTCTACGAGGACGTTATCGACCACCTCCCGGCGTCCGAGCACGAGCTTATCGGTCTCGTGTTCGCCGTTGCCGGCTACCTCGTCCACGAAGTGTCCGACGACGTTCCGTTCTTCGTTCTCGACTCGGTCGAGGCCATCGACGCCGAGCTCGTTCGCAGGCTTCTCGCCTACGTCGGCCAGGATGCCAACTACGTCGTCGGCGGCGTGTCCAGTGAGAGCGCGCAGGGCCTCCCGGAGTCGTACCGACGACTTCGGACTCCGTGACCCCGACTTGACGGTCCGAAACGACCCGTCCGTGACAGACATAGCTCTGTAATCATAATCCACTGAAAACGAACTACTCGAGAGATGCCCGTGCCATGCAGGAGTTACACGGGTAGGCCTGTTATGCACGGCCGGTCTCACTCGCAGCGACGTCGTAGGGACCGGCGTGTAGCCGGGACGCGAGCGTCGGTCCGCGTACCTCGTCGGCTCGTTTCGAGTTGATGAATCCATCCAAAACGGGAATCAGCGGCAGAACCGGGTTGTTCGCGATTGGCAGCAGTTCTACTCATAGTAGAAGTACGTGAGGCGGACAAGCGCCTCTGTGCTTGGTGTGCTCCGTGAGCACATGTGTCTAGTTGAACGGAAACCGAGGCTCACGTATCGAATCACTCACCGATTCGGATTAATTATGAACATTCGTCAATCACCAGAGAGACACCCCACGGTATCAGTACGACGACAGCGAGGGTAAACCCGCGTGCGACGGCGTCGGCCGCGGTCGCTACCGACTTCGTGGGGTGTTTCCACCATCAGTAGAATTTATCTGTCCTGCTCCGAAAGGCGAACTATGGCACCTAACGAAAGCGAAGGCGGCGGCAAGCGCGTGAAGGCGGTCATGCGCTCGTACCGGGTAATCGGCGTTCTGCGAGAGCAAGGGACGGTGCGGATTAACGACGTCGCGGACGCGCTCGAGGTGCCGACCAGTACTGCGCACGTACATCTGAAAACCCTCGAGGCGGCGGGGTACGTCGTCAAGGACGAACACGGGTACCGACTCGGACTTCGGTTCCTCCGCGACGGAAGCATCACCCGGGGGCGCTTGGACGTGTACGGCGCGTCGCGGTCCGAAATCAAGGACCTCGCGGAGTCGACCGGCGAGGTGGCGAATCTCGGCGTCGAGGAGAACGGACAGCGGGTCATCGTCTACCAGGCCGAGGGCGACAAGGCGGTGTACGACAACGCGCCGATCGGCGAGTTCACGCACATGCATTGGACCGCGCTCGGAAAGGCGATTCTCGCGGAGCTCCCCGGCGAGCGGGTGACCGAAATCGTCGACGAGTACGGGCTCCCGACGAAGACCGACCACACGATCAGCGACCGGGGGGCGCTCCTCGAAGAACTCGAGACGATACGGGAGCGAGAGTACGCGCTCGAGGACGAAGAGCGACGAGACGGGATTCGGTCCATCGCGGTCCCGCTCGTCAGCGACGGGTCGGTCATCGGCGCGGTGTCGCTGTCCGGACCGAAAGAGCGGTTCAACGACGACCGAATCGTGGACGAACTGTTCCCGGCGCTCAGAGACCGGAAGAACGTCATCGAGGTCAAGTACGCGTACGACTGAGCGCCATTCCCCGGTCGTTTCATCGGGTCGAACGAAATCTTTCCACTATGAGTGGATCAGAACCTCACAAAGATACGTTATGGATTCAAAACTGGCTGTAGAGGGGCTCTAGGGGACGATTCGTTGGTTCGCCGGACGACGATGCCGACAGCTGTGCGAAACGCTTTTACTTAGAGTGAGTCTGGGATGTGAGTGTATGAATCCAGCAGTGATGCTGCCTCCCTCCCCGGACAGACGGTGGACCCTCGCCAAGCAACTCGGCGTCGAAAGCGCCGTCGTACGGTTCTGGGGCGTCGACGACTGGTGGGAGTACGAGACGTTACTCGAAACCCGAAATCGGTTCGCAGACCACGGATTCTCACTGGACGTCGTCGAGGACCGCCCGCCCATGGAGCGAACGGTCCTCGGTCAGGAGGGTCGAGACGAGGAGATCGAGACGGTGAAACGACTGCTTCGGAATATGGGACGCCTCGGCATCGACGTGTACTGCTGGGTGTGGACCGAAAACCCCGTCGGCGTCATCAGAACTTCCGATTCGATTCCGGACCGCGGTGATTCGCTCGTCACCGGGTACGACCACGAGTGGCTGGAGCGCGCCGAGGACCACCCCGCGGCGGGTATCACCGAGGAGGAGCTGTGGGACAACCTCCAGTACTTCCTGGACGAAGTCGTGCCGGTCGCCGAGGAGGCGGGCGTCAAGATGGCACTGCACCCGGACGACCCGCCGGTCGAGGAGCTTCGGGGAGTTCCCCGCCTCGTCACGTCGCTCGAACGGTACGAGCGCGTCTTGGAACTTCACGAGAGTCCCAACCACGGCGTCACGTTCTGTCAAGGGAACTTCGCCGCGATGGGCGAGGACGTCCCGTCGGCGATTCGACGCCTCGGAGAGCGGATTCACTTCGTCCACTTCCGCGACGTCGAAGGGACGCCCGAGTCGTTCGTGGAGACGTGGCACGACGACGGGCCCACCGACATGGCGGCAGCGATGGAAGCGTACCAAGACATCGGTTTCGACGGGGCGATTCGCCCCGACCACGTCCCCAAGATGCTCGGCGAGGAGGACCGAGCGGAAGCGCATGCGGGGTACACCGACATGGGCCGGCTGTTCGCAATCGGCTACATGAAGGGCCTCATCGAACGCGGACGGTAACACCGAACCCGACCGGTCAGCCTCGTCTTGTCTCGCCCCGGCCGGCGACTACCGGCGACTGCGACGAGTACGAGTCGAACTACCCGGAGTAGAGGATATCTATCCTATGATATATTATTAAAATGAATTATTGCGATAGATATAAGTACCAGTGTAGAATCGTTGTGAATGGTATGCGTAGACAAAGCCGACGGAGCTTCATGGAACAGCTCGGGCTACTTACTGGCACCGGGGCAATCGCATCGATGGCTGGCTGCATGGGCGGCGGCTCCAACTCCGAAAACGACGGGACGACCAATTCAGACGGCTCAGATACCGACACGACGGAGAGCGGTGGTGGCGGTCAGAGCCAATCGCTCATCATCGGGAGCGTCTTCCCCAGCGGGCACGTCATCAACGAGATGGCCAAGGAGTGGGCCTCTTCCGTCGAAGAGGAGACCGAGGGACGAGTGGCGATCACCATCGAGGAGTCCTTCGGTGGCGAAAAGGAGGTCATGGAACAGACGCAGATCGGGTCCATCGACGGGACCATCATTGGGACGCGCTGGGTCATCGACTACGACCCCAAGAACTTCTGGGTCGAGTCGCCGTTCGTCTTCGAAGGCTGGGAACAGCAGCGACGCGCGTTCCAGACGGAGTTCTTCGACGACGGCCGACAGCGCCTCCGCGAGCAGGGCAAGCAGATGCTCGTGAACGAGCCGGTGTACCGCGGCTACCGACACACGAGCGGGAACAAGGCCTTCGAGACGCCCGAGGACATTCAGGGAACCAACCTGCGGGTGCCCGACCTCACCCCGTGGGTGAACATCTGGAGCGGCATCGGCGCGAGTCCGACCACCGTCGCCTTCGACGAACTCTACAGCGCGCTGCAGCAGGGCGTCGTCGACGCTCAAGAGAACCCCGCGGAGACCGTCCGGTCGTCCTCGCTGTACGAGGTCCAGGACTACTACACGCTGACCAAGCACCTCGCGTCGACGGGCTGGTTCACGCTCGGCACCCAGGCGCTTTCGAACATCTCCGACGAGGACCAGACGACGATGGTCGACTCGCTGACGTCGAGCATCCAAGAACTCAGCAGCAGCATCGCTGAATCGGAGTCGCAGGCCATCGAAGCGCTGAAAGAACAGGGAATGAACGTGGTCGAACCCGACCGAGACGCGTGGTTAGAGGCCGCGAAGGAGCCGCTCCAGACGCAGTTCGAGGAGAACTGGGAACCGTCGCTCGAAGAAGTGCGAAACATTTGAGCGGACGCTTACTCGTAGAGCACCCATGGAAGAAGTAAATCTCGCAACGAAACTCGGCCGGCTTTTCGACGGGTTGGTCACATCCATCGCGTTAGCACTCTACGTGCTGATGATACTCGTCGTCGGGTTACAGATTCTGACCCGCTGGGCCTTGGGTTCGATACTCGGGTCGAGCCTCCCCTGGACGGTCAACCTCTCGCAGATGCTGCTCGTGTACATCACGTTCTTCGGCGCGGCGGTCGCCAGTCGAAAGCGACAGCACATCTCGCTCGACCTCCTCGTTTCGCGGCTCTCGGACGACGTCATCCGAGTCCTGACCGGCCTTCGGACGCTTCTCATCCTCGCGTTCGTCGGCGTCATGGTCTCGGGAGC includes the following:
- a CDS encoding IclR family transcriptional regulator, whose protein sequence is MAPNESEGGGKRVKAVMRSYRVIGVLREQGTVRINDVADALEVPTSTAHVHLKTLEAAGYVVKDEHGYRLGLRFLRDGSITRGRLDVYGASRSEIKDLAESTGEVANLGVEENGQRVIVYQAEGDKAVYDNAPIGEFTHMHWTALGKAILAELPGERVTEIVDEYGLPTKTDHTISDRGALLEELETIREREYALEDEERRDGIRSIAVPLVSDGSVIGAVSLSGPKERFNDDRIVDELFPALRDRKNVIEVKYAYD
- a CDS encoding mannonate dehydratase — translated: MNPAVMLPPSPDRRWTLAKQLGVESAVVRFWGVDDWWEYETLLETRNRFADHGFSLDVVEDRPPMERTVLGQEGRDEEIETVKRLLRNMGRLGIDVYCWVWTENPVGVIRTSDSIPDRGDSLVTGYDHEWLERAEDHPAAGITEEELWDNLQYFLDEVVPVAEEAGVKMALHPDDPPVEELRGVPRLVTSLERYERVLELHESPNHGVTFCQGNFAAMGEDVPSAIRRLGERIHFVHFRDVEGTPESFVETWHDDGPTDMAAAMEAYQDIGFDGAIRPDHVPKMLGEEDRAEAHAGYTDMGRLFAIGYMKGLIERGR
- a CDS encoding archaea-specific SMC-related protein; the encoded protein is MATTNGPARLTVARFAGLDDATVEFEPGVSVVTGRDAADRTPLLWGLAAALGSDELPFNEGFDGGRVELAVESETYTRTFVREGDRVVASGDPYLEDSTTADLFAFLLGSDEARQAVTGERDLRALVTHSVDIDAVKEEIAELRAERAELDDRIAELSTLESERPRLRERRDELDAAVERLEAELADRQETLARIEASAVDADTDARTETDADASDAETRADRLRELNAALDDAQFELEAERESLDALDAELDEVESALASCPADTAGELDELTDELSESRARKRRLDADITDVQRTLRFNEQFLSSGTSPVAASAGEDGGANDDDRVVCWTCGTSVPEASIESTLDQLRTLRDDRREERAELTDRLERLQERRSELEDQRRRRRDLETRRDELRRERAERRARVEDLETQRDALESDIADLRRDVEAAEPDDRAAVLAAHREVNRVEFELERRREERDAVVKDLDSLEVQLDRRADLEARQDEIDDRIVELRSRIERLECAAVSAFNDRMADVLDALEYDPLARLWIERRGDGDALDDADAAPTGRFVPHIERRTDDGTVYEDVIDHLPASEHELIGLVFAVAGYLVHEVSDDVPFFVLDSVEAIDAELVRRLLAYVGQDANYVVGGVSSESAQGLPESYRRLRTP
- the rdfA gene encoding rod-determining factor RdfA; translation: MSDPHDSPGGKRGPESKVNRLLRERGLDGFGAELERRWTAEADARSSLRDLADAFNRRLLRAALDERNERVIDGEVENLYRVLTDDGVSSGSRTDAVRRLERAGVDVARLETDFVSHRAMRTYLTSYRGVTPPSEADRDDGDLRERRSETIRRLLGRVERVTDKSLSDLAAADELDFAPDAAEVYVDVRVHCPGCDSQYTVEDLIDRGGCDCE
- a CDS encoding energy-coupling factor transporter transmembrane protein EcfT, coding for MKYVDALTDISVADIKVDLMRTAYDNEDALLNSFDPRVVLLWTVLFMIIPWLFYDTLPLAILLAAAFVLAALSQVSKYLLALLLFGQVTNVGFFVVLVPLIGGAVQAVGYLGDNAGRVVAGVMAGDASVFAETGSIVVAAVGRGIHTATTSQEVGIDAVGALVPFFLKLTIISVISLAVFSAMSPQKLSKGMLRLGVPRQLTFAIAYGYRMMPLLVEEYHALINSFRLRSKVPEKQGLFRWRYFYYLLTLSVKAFYPLIFNVAKRSRVTVEAMETKGFSRSLGDEQSQALRTEGMMVRTRDVTFVFGSLLFVAAVWVFT
- a CDS encoding ABC transporter ATP-binding protein, with translation MSSNNIVVENLTFQYPGGDEAVLRDASVTIEPGEFTAVVGGNGSGKTTLCKTFNGLIPHFFEGTFDGRVTVAGTDTRESDVAELSKTVGYVFQDFENQLVQETVRDDVEFAPLNHGLDDYAERATRALETLGLDHLEDRFIWELSGGQQHLVALAGVLAMDPEFIFVDEPAAQLDPRNARETYEQLRRLNEERDKTIIVIEHHSEFIADYCDEMVLVSDGGVAWKEPVEVGLNRLDDLLAHDIHPPQVTQIADGLPTEVGTLPSGRYPVTVDEAATAFQPVATRESRAAVDGGAVAAADADTAPSPNSERDALVTMRGVGHGYPTLREGYNRVLDGLDLELHAGDRVALVGANGSGKSTLLRLMTGLESPDQGRVTVLGRDTSETLPEQLADDTVYIHQNPEEMFVEDTVRKDIAYYLENRDAPNVDERVDEILAYLDLEHLADRDGRLMSLGQQRRASLGIGLATDPTVVLLDEPTGSLDLQSRREVTGMLRKAESRVETVVVASHDLQLVAAWANRVLVMGEGEVLADAPPAAVFSDPDLLAETDLRQPQVVELSQRLGLESPALSTDAMCETLARSFEDDALADGGVADVSRGGEPNGGMR
- a CDS encoding sensor histidine kinase KdpD, giving the protein MNSATRAERVPANDEPESTGEEPIGAAHRYLPWVVAAGSAIPVGAQVMVLPPDPTTTALDLVGEGVVVAVLFACLFVVRRVRDPFVFYPLAGGVAASYLFALTDFLDEFVEQPVWFSYLFEDGAQAAGAALLVFGIYRWTVARQRRETELRQQREQLAVLNRVLQHDIRNDALVIRGWASVVRKEAGPAADERLENIVAASNGIIDLTESTAQFTDVLTSERTADLEPKPLAETIEAELRKVRAGHDTDVAVSGDLPEVNVLAHSMLSAVFRNLLVTAVERADAERPGIRLRAERGAETVTVRISDDGPPFTEDAFPDAGETVAGSPESRGLSLVAALVEQFDGTVAVENHPEGGATVAVTLKLAEHAATSPADRIVEGVNESESSPSTSRPVTGLDADDRDDFAAVHSDRESPAGRGPSTGRGDAANY